The nucleotide sequence CTCGGTTAGCAGTAAGTCGCAGGTCCGATACGGATCAGCGCCAACGGTCGGCGAGTTCGTATCGCGTGATCCCGAGGACCGTGCGGCCGTCTCGGATCTCTCCCTCGACGACGTCGCCCAGCAGCTCCTCGTAGTCCGCCACGTCGACCCGGATGCTCTCGTTGAAATCGAGGTCCTGCTCTCCGACCGGCTCGCAGTCGCGCGCGAGGAAGTAGTGATGGACGCTGTTCAACAGGCCGTTCGCCGGTTCGGCCGCGAAGAGGTGTTCGACGCTCCCCGCTTCGTAACCGGTCTCCTCGGTGAGTTCGCGGCGGGCGACCGCCGCGAGGTCGTCGTCCTCGGGTTCGGCGCTCCCGGCCGGCAGGCCGCGGTTGATCCGACCGACCGCCTGCCGCCACTCCTCGATGACGACGACGTCGCCGTCGGGCGTGAACGGGAGCACGACGATCGCGGCCGGTTCGTCGACGTAGTGGAAGTCGG is from Halobellus sp. LT62 and encodes:
- a CDS encoding NUDIX hydrolase encodes the protein MTDSETLDGDVGSESSPDSDDGAESGPDSDEGIESDERADGDEHESPVDELTWETTDSGVDYTCPGFDVRRDDVVLPDGTETDFHYVDEPAAIVVLPFTPDGDVVVIEEWRQAVGRINRGLPAGSAEPEDDDLAAVARRELTEETGYEAGSVEHLFAAEPANGLLNSVHHYFLARDCEPVGEQDLDFNESIRVDVADYEELLGDVVEGEIRDGRTVLGITRYELADRWR